Proteins encoded together in one Micromonospora auratinigra window:
- a CDS encoding recombinase family protein — translation MSTPTPGHGATAIYLRLSKQTEQSVSLDAQLAECMALCERNGWTDTRIYRDESRSASNARRKRPAYERMLADVRAGQVARIVCRDDDRLVRQPIELEGLINTLEPGAVPVWFAAGSELDLTTSRGRENARIRGAIARGEVERKSERQKASNRHRVASGRPLGTVRPFGYTYASGALTVVPAEAESIRWAVGHVMRGGTLSDVAREWTARGHTVPKTKGPYSWAAAKGALTNPYICGHLQYQPSTILSPETSKRVPGWRAELIRGEWEPIISREQWTDVVQVLTRTRSKAGNYVRYLGAGIYRCGICDKPLRSGWNANKTKRWRTYKCVGHNGGISADPIDDYVTDMLTSLLMADDFADFLAEPGGPDRGALEAERKELEAELEALTAAYTRRAIRLPQLEAGTAAIEARLAEIGDALAGTVEQEERAARYAPASREQWESATIEQRRLFLRDLLPVVRVFPAGSNPAPPVPVYVHAYDRRGRLRPLPTGPDEIELAECQAAHAERYSATLTN, via the coding sequence GTGTCTACCCCTACCCCCGGCCACGGTGCTACCGCCATCTACCTGCGGCTATCCAAGCAGACTGAGCAGTCCGTATCCCTCGACGCACAGCTAGCGGAGTGCATGGCCCTCTGCGAGCGGAACGGGTGGACGGATACGCGCATCTACCGGGATGAGTCCCGGTCTGCGTCCAACGCCAGGCGGAAGCGGCCCGCGTATGAGCGGATGCTTGCCGACGTGCGGGCGGGCCAGGTGGCCCGGATTGTGTGCCGTGATGATGACCGGCTAGTCCGGCAGCCCATCGAACTTGAGGGGCTGATTAACACGCTTGAGCCTGGCGCGGTCCCCGTGTGGTTCGCCGCTGGCAGTGAGCTAGACCTGACTACTTCCCGGGGTCGGGAGAACGCCCGTATCCGTGGGGCGATTGCCCGGGGTGAGGTTGAGCGGAAGTCTGAGCGGCAGAAAGCTTCCAACCGGCACCGGGTAGCCAGCGGGCGACCGTTGGGCACGGTGCGGCCGTTCGGCTACACGTACGCGTCTGGCGCCCTCACTGTGGTTCCGGCTGAGGCGGAGTCGATCCGGTGGGCCGTCGGGCACGTCATGCGCGGCGGCACCCTGTCTGACGTTGCCCGGGAGTGGACGGCCCGGGGTCACACGGTCCCGAAGACTAAAGGGCCGTATTCGTGGGCCGCTGCGAAAGGCGCTCTCACTAACCCCTATATCTGCGGTCACCTCCAATACCAGCCGTCTACGATCCTTTCCCCTGAGACGAGCAAGCGGGTTCCCGGCTGGAGAGCTGAGCTAATTAGGGGCGAGTGGGAACCGATTATTTCCCGCGAGCAGTGGACGGACGTTGTGCAGGTTTTGACGCGCACGCGGTCTAAGGCTGGCAACTACGTCCGCTATTTAGGGGCTGGCATCTACCGCTGCGGAATCTGTGACAAGCCTCTCCGCTCCGGTTGGAACGCCAACAAAACTAAGCGTTGGCGCACCTACAAGTGCGTAGGACATAACGGCGGCATCTCCGCTGACCCGATTGACGATTACGTTACGGACATGCTTACCTCGCTGTTGATGGCGGATGACTTCGCGGATTTCCTGGCTGAGCCTGGCGGCCCCGATCGGGGGGCGTTGGAGGCTGAGCGGAAGGAACTTGAGGCGGAGCTAGAGGCCCTGACTGCGGCGTACACGCGCCGCGCTATCCGGTTGCCTCAGTTGGAGGCGGGCACGGCGGCGATTGAGGCGAGATTGGCTGAGATCGGGGACGCCCTGGCGGGCACCGTCGAGCAGGAGGAACGGGCGGCCAGGTACGCCCCGGCGTCCCGGGAGCAGTGGGAGTCGGCCACGATCGAACAGCGGCGGCTGTTCCTGCGGGACCTGCTGCCGGTGGTCCGCGTGTTCCCCGCCGGGAGCAACCCTGCTCCCCCGGTTCCCGTCTACGTCCACGCCTACGACCGGAGGGGGCGTCTGCGGCCCCTGCCTACGGGCCCGGACGAAATTGAGCTAGCGGAGTGCCAGGCGGCGCACGCTGAGCGGTACAGCGCGACCCTGACGAACTAG
- a CDS encoding VOC family protein gives MAVRRIKPNILSDDFEGSRRFYRDLIGLDGGDGLDWILFFRGDVREVGLSVTRLDVEAGVHADVSIEVDDLDDVFARCTAAGAEIVYPITDEPWGLRRFFVRDPNGAVINVTQHHE, from the coding sequence ATGGCGGTCAGGCGGATAAAGCCCAACATCCTCTCCGACGACTTCGAGGGGAGCCGACGCTTCTACCGGGACCTGATCGGGCTCGACGGCGGCGACGGGCTCGACTGGATCCTCTTCTTCCGGGGCGACGTGCGCGAGGTCGGTCTCTCGGTGACCCGGCTGGACGTCGAGGCGGGTGTCCACGCCGACGTGTCGATCGAGGTGGACGATCTCGACGACGTCTTCGCCCGCTGCACCGCTGCCGGCGCGGAGATTGTCTATCCGATCACCGACGAGCCGTGGGGGCTGCGCCGGTTCTTCGTCCGGGACCCGAACGGCGCGGTGATCAACGTGACCCAGCACCACGAGTAA
- a CDS encoding phage major capsid protein, with the protein MTIRAASELANKRAALVENLITLADNPALPVESRNAAIDALAPEVAPAEVEQRAEVAPVETRAAVEAEQRSVIAANPVGVPGTRTEMRAGDLLAAEVRALTGASGMGAVFTPAENAAFAIDFLRKRSVIFRSGVNVIRTTGDSIVIPHMTSDGTAGAIAESASIPLSDPNAEALTATPRKFAQGTAVPNEVLADSKPAALEQLSKSLIASVGLAYDLSALEGNGTAPNVRGLKNVSGIGSVTNGTNGGALTNLDVIADALGMLAEANADDESAVIVMAPRTWRAIMKLKEATGSNKSLIQNSAGSAANGVTRALFGRPVFLSGNLSLTETLGTGTNLSSVYVYVPSELYAVVREDAVFDVNPYIYGDKDQTLVTAKMRADLLVPNPGAVVRISGVA; encoded by the coding sequence TTGACTATCCGTGCTGCGTCCGAGCTGGCGAACAAGCGTGCCGCCCTTGTTGAGAACCTGATTACCCTCGCTGACAACCCGGCCCTTCCGGTTGAGTCGCGTAACGCAGCGATTGACGCCCTGGCCCCGGAGGTCGCCCCGGCTGAGGTTGAGCAGCGTGCCGAGGTTGCCCCGGTGGAGACTCGCGCCGCCGTTGAGGCTGAGCAGCGGTCGGTGATCGCTGCGAACCCGGTTGGTGTCCCTGGCACCCGCACTGAGATGCGTGCCGGTGACCTGCTGGCGGCTGAGGTGCGTGCCCTCACGGGTGCTTCCGGCATGGGTGCCGTTTTCACCCCGGCCGAGAATGCGGCGTTTGCTATCGACTTCCTCCGGAAGCGCAGCGTCATTTTCCGTAGCGGCGTGAATGTTATCCGGACCACGGGTGACAGCATCGTTATTCCGCACATGACCAGCGACGGCACCGCCGGTGCCATTGCCGAGTCGGCGTCGATTCCGCTTAGCGACCCGAATGCGGAGGCTCTTACCGCCACCCCGCGCAAGTTTGCTCAGGGCACCGCCGTTCCTAATGAGGTTCTGGCGGATAGTAAGCCTGCCGCGCTTGAGCAGCTTTCCAAGAGCCTGATTGCGTCCGTGGGTCTGGCCTATGACCTGTCGGCTCTTGAGGGCAACGGCACCGCGCCGAACGTCCGTGGCCTCAAGAACGTTTCTGGGATTGGTTCCGTCACCAACGGCACTAACGGTGGCGCTCTGACCAACCTTGACGTTATCGCTGACGCTCTCGGCATGCTGGCTGAGGCGAATGCCGATGATGAGTCGGCGGTAATCGTGATGGCCCCCCGTACGTGGCGGGCGATTATGAAGCTCAAGGAGGCGACCGGTTCCAACAAGTCGCTGATTCAGAATTCGGCCGGTAGCGCAGCGAACGGCGTTACCCGGGCCCTGTTTGGTCGGCCGGTGTTTCTGTCGGGCAACCTGAGCCTTACTGAGACTCTGGGCACCGGCACTAACCTTTCTTCGGTTTACGTTTACGTGCCGTCGGAGCTTTACGCCGTGGTTCGTGAGGATGCCGTCTTTGACGTGAACCCGTACATCTACGGGGACAAGGACCAGACCCTTGTTACCGCCAAGATGCGCGCGGACCTCCTGGTCCCGAATCCGGGTGCCGTCGTCCGTATTTCGGGCGTCGCCTGA
- a CDS encoding helix-turn-helix domain-containing protein: MTGSNLTVGLLMAEYADYFTGMDCFPAQKTLAGELGFTTSRQVRTCLRWLEAVGWLHDTGTTVESDGPHRGSKIYWLTVPDCPHRHDGSALPVVRD, translated from the coding sequence GTGACCGGCTCCAACCTGACGGTCGGGCTGTTGATGGCGGAGTATGCGGACTATTTCACGGGGATGGATTGCTTCCCGGCACAAAAGACGCTTGCCGGGGAGCTTGGTTTCACCACTAGCCGCCAGGTACGTACGTGCCTGCGTTGGCTTGAGGCGGTGGGTTGGCTTCACGACACGGGGACGACCGTCGAAAGCGACGGGCCGCACCGGGGCTCCAAAATCTATTGGCTGACCGTCCCTGACTGTCCGCACCGTCACGACGGTTCGGCCCTGCCCGTGGTCAGGGATTAG